The Trypanosoma brucei brucei TREU927 chromosome 9, whole genome shotgun sequence genome includes a window with the following:
- a CDS encoding pyrazinamidase/nicotinamidase, putative, whose protein sequence is MSTSRITLSSQHDALIIVDMQNDFVLPDGALSVTGATEIIPIINRVVGDHQFRAVVASMDWHPPGHMSFRNEDGTGGPWPPHCVRSTTGAQLHSEMKQGEITHLIHKATSLDSESYSAFSDDSGKTTGLAAMLRAMDVRRVFMCGVASDYCVYFTSLHAIQEEFTVVVLEDAVRPVDPVAMEKKRAHLEKEGVIFARSTDLSSF, encoded by the coding sequence ATGTCTACATCCCGCATTACGTTGTCGTCACAGCACGATGCACTGATAATTGTGGATATGCAGAATGATTTCGTGCTTCCCGACGGTGCGCTCTCCGTAACTGGTGCCACTGAGATCATACCGATAATTAATCGCGTTGTCGGAGATCACCAGTTTCGTGCCGTTGTCGCATCGATGGACTGGCACCCTCCTGGACACATGTCGTTCCGAAATGAAGATGGGACAGGGGGTCCATGGCCTCCCCATTGCGTACGGTCAACGACTGGTGCCCAACTTCATTCAGAGATGAAACAAGGAGAGATAACCCACCTTATTCACAAGGCGACATCTCTGGATTCTGAAAGTTACTCCGCCTTCAGCGATGACAGCGGTAAGACAACCGGTCTGGCTGCAATGCTGCGCGCCATGGACGTGAGAAGGGTTTTTATGTGTGGCGTAGCTTCCGATTACTGTGTATACTTTACCTCACTACACGCTATCCAAGAGGAATTTACCGTTGTTGTGTTGGAGGACGCCGTTCGCCCCGTCGACCCTGTTGCCATGGAGAAGAAGCGAGCACACCTGGAAAAGGAGGGCGTAATCTTTGCGCGAAGCACAGACCTTTCCAGCTTCTGA